The following is a genomic window from Elaeis guineensis isolate ETL-2024a chromosome 10, EG11, whole genome shotgun sequence.
AACGTGCAGCCTGGAAGTATGCAGAGAAAAATGGGCTTGATCTTGTAACTGTTTGCCCGTCGGTGGTTGTAGGACCATTGCTGCAACCTACAGCGAGCACCAGCAGCTTGTTTCTAATCTATGCTATAAAAGGTCCTCCTTTACacacagttctttctttctttagcGACATATATAAACCATTTTAAATATAAGTGCAATCTGGCTAGATTGTAGCATTAAATTTTGAGGATAACTCTATTAATAATTAAGCTTCTTACTGAATCTATTTTGTGCTAGCTTTCTGGCCCCATAGCTAAATGTATGGTTCAAGCTTTATCCTACTTCATTGCAACAGGTCATATTTTCCACCATAGTGAATTCGAAGGACATATCTACTTTAAAAAAATGAGCATTCTCAAATTGTTTTCTTACAAGTTAGTTCTCAATTTGCTTAGCTCTTCTGATCCTTTTCTTATCCCCTTCAAGCTTGAGCAGAAGACATATCTGGGTGCAATGACCCACAGTACCTATAGGAACTCTAGCTTTGTTTCAATATCCTCATGAATCTGATTGGCCCTTCCCAATCAtttttctgaaaataaaaaaaaaaaaagggaaaaaacaaCTCTTTGTAGGCACCAACAAGCAGAGGACAGTTGATACTTGAAATTTATTAGTTAGGTTCAAACATATTCTCTTCAGTTTTTTTCCATGTGTTCCTAAATGTTTCTCATTTCATTAACAACATGGCATCCACGAATCACGAGGAAAAAGAGACTTTCTCCTTGAATGAGAAATTGTCAATGGCCAATCCACCATGAACGTAGGCGGTCTCACCACCACCAATTCTTACAATTGTGATTCCTGCAAGTAGCTTTCTTTATGCTCTCAAATCTCAATATACTTCTTATGTCCGATGTCTCTTTGCCACTGATTTCCCTTTTATTGTTTGGTCGATAGTTGTTCAAGTCAATTGAGAACATGTAAATTaactttgtcttcttcttctccggttCATTGAGAGGTCTTCTCTTCAAATTCTTGTTTCACATTGTCTTATTGGTATTATTGTAGAAGTCGACTTTGTTCATTGACCTTCTGTATACTTGGCAAGTTGCAAAAATCTTTGTTTCATGTAGTAAGCCTGTTTGGAGTAATAACTGAGCTATGGTTGTACTGATATCTTAAGAGAGTCTGACACCATGTAGGCTGAAGAATTTCCTTTCATTGTATGTAATTATTGCAAACCTCCTATGTTTCGACCCCTGCCTGAGAAAATGATGCTTGGGTTTGAGTTTTCCAGCTTCAGCGTTTTTTCTGTGTTTTTATAACAGGGGGTCCAGAACCCATGAATAACTCCCTCTGGAACATTGTCGATGTTCGAGATGTTGCTGATGCATTGCTTCTAGCATATGAGAGGCCAGAAGCATCTGGAAGATACCTTTGTGCACCTTATCCAATTACCATTCGAGATTTGGTAGACTTGCTAAAGGGCATGTATCCTAACTATGGATACCCAAAGAAGTTCGTTCTATTCCCTACTTTTTATTTGCGGAGTACCATTGATATTTCTACTTCAATTTtaactttattttcttttgaattgCAGTATAATTGAGGTGCCACCAAATCCTCCACTGACCTCAGAGAAACTAAAGAAGTTGGGTTGGAAATGCAGGCCTCTAGCAGAAACTCTCAATGATGCTGTTGAATGCTATAGAGAGGCAGGTCTTTTGGATGAACTAGAGGGCCGTACTTTTcattttcctcctctcttcaaTTTGACAGCCAAGACTGGAACTCAGGTATCCGTGGAATAAGGCTTATCGCTAAACTTGGCAACTTCTTAAGATGTAACCTATCAATAAAATATACTCCCTTTCTTCTTATATGTGGAGACAAGTGAAACAAGCATTCATCATCGCACCTGGTCTCTTGGATGCAGATGCTCTTGTTCTTAGTTGTAAAAGAAACAAGTCATTTACTTCTAGCTTGCTCTTGGACTAAAGTTGGAGATCCTATTATCTCCACATGTTACTAAGGGTGCAATTGAGAACTTGATTTGAGATTGGTTGATTGGTAATGGATGGCATTTCTTTGCCTTGTTTGGGTGAAATCTGCCAATGAAATTCTTGGGCAAATATAACTAAACTAAAAGTTAGTTGCTAGGTTTAGAGTGCAAATGGTCAATACTTCCCTGCTTCTGCTTTGTTATTTTCCCTTCAACTGCCACCGCTAACTCCTGCAGCAATGATGGTGGGGGAGTTCAAGATCTCTGAGACCAAATGAATCAAATGAGACTAAAAGAATCAAATAAATGTTGGTGGATTTGGAAAGTGTTggaatataccgactgacccctatACGCCGACTTACCTTCGGACCGGTTCGATCGATGCCCAACTCTACCGACCGGACCGACAGACGACTCCAACtccgactccgacaatgactatcGACgatggctgccgacaatatccggccgaaggtatgtcggtcaaACAGATCCATACTGTTTCCGACCGACCGAACGGTCGAACctgtatcaccgactcactgtcggaggtggcagccgacgtccgacttccacaaggcaccagatcagccgacggtattctcgagtca
Proteins encoded in this region:
- the LOC140852106 gene encoding cinnamoyl-CoA reductase 1-like produces the protein MEVAGQKGRVCVTGAGGYVASWLVKLLLSNGYKVHGTVRDLSEEKNAHLRKLEKASENLQLFKADLLDYDTLKAAFAGCEGVFHVASPVPATKVLDPEAKVITPAVNGTLNVLQACSEKKIKRVIVVSSIAAVLLNPRWPHDKLQDEECWSSEEFCRMIENWYFLSKTMAERAAWKYAEKNGLDLVTVCPSVVVGPLLQPTASTSSLFLIYAIKGGPEPMNNSLWNIVDVRDVADALLLAYERPEASGRYLCAPYPITIRDLVDLLKGMYPNYGYPKNIIEVPPNPPLTSEKLKKLGWKCRPLAETLNDAVECYREAGLLDELEGRTFHFPPLFNLTAKTGTQVSVE